A genomic window from Gossypium hirsutum isolate 1008001.06 chromosome D10, Gossypium_hirsutum_v2.1, whole genome shotgun sequence includes:
- the LOC107914274 gene encoding probable methyltransferase TCM_000336: MDVERVFHMSGGVGKTSYAQNSSLQKKASDMMKHVTMETIQQLYHEVTAKSLGIADLGCSSGPNSLSLIKDIVEAVEGSCHKTFRPLPEFQVFLNDLPTNDFNSVFKTLPDFYRDLKKDKTERCPAIFIAGYPGSFYGRLFPNNCLHFIYSSYSLHWLSKVPPSLYDEHGKSINRGNAYISESSPPSVSRAYWNQFQEDFSLFLKSRSEELVTGGRMVLIILGRIGHNHVDRGNSFFWEILSRCLAISVSQGEIEEEKLDCYDVHFYAASRNEIEEEVGREGSFELERVEMFEIEREVQRGESYGTAVAMTVRAIQESMLYNHFGNGINLDALFNNYGKMIDQEMAKQEIKPITFLLVLKKL; this comes from the exons ATGGATGTAGAGAGAGTGTTTCATATGAGTGGAGGAGTGGGCAAGACTAGCTATGCCCAGAATTCTTCTCTCCAG AAAAAGGCTTCAGACATGATGAAACATGTAACCATGGAAACTATACAACAGCTCTACCATGAAGTAACAGCCAAGAGCTTAGGGATAGCTGATTTAGGATGCTCTTCAGGACCCAACTCATTGTCCCTCATCAAAGACATTGTCGAAGCCGTTGAAGGAAGTTGCCATAAGACTTTTCGTCCCTTACCAGAGTTTCAAGTTTTCCTCAATGATCTTCCAACAAATGACTTCAATTCGGTTTTTAAGACCTTGCCTGATTTCTATAGGGACCTTAAAAAAGACAAAACTGAAAGGTGCCCGGCTATTTTCATAGCAGGTTACCCTGGTTCATTTTATGGCAGACTATTCCCAAACAATTGCTTGCACTTCATCTATTCTTCTTACAGTTTGCATTGGCTCTCCAAG GTTCCCCCATCTCTTTACGATGAGCATGGCAAGTCTATCAACAGAGGGAACGCTTACATATCGGAATCGAGCCCTCCAAGTGTGTCCCGAGCGTACTGGAACCAGTTCCAGGAAGATTTTTCATTGTTCCTGAAATCACGATCAGAGGAGCTTGTCACAGGAGGGAGAATGGTGCTCATTATTTTGGGAAGAATAGGCCATAATCATGTTGATAGAGGCAATTCTTTCTTCTGGGAAATTCTGTCAAGATGCCTCGCCATATCAGTTTCTCAG GGAGAAATTGAAGAGGAAAAGCTAGATTGTTATGATGTCCATTTTTATGCAGCATCAAGAAATGAAATAGAAGAAGAAGTGGGAAGAGAAGGTTCCTTCGAATTGGAAAGGGTAGAGATGTTTGAGATTGAGCGAGAAGTTCAGAGGGGAGAGAGCTATGGCACAGCAGTGGCCATGACAGTGAGGGCAATCCAAGAATCCATGCTTTACAACCATTTTGGAAATGGGATCAACTTAGATGCCTTGTTTAACAATTATGGGAAAATGATAGATCAAGAAATGGCTAAACAAGAAATTAAACCCATCacttttcttcttgttcttaAGAAATTATGA